The following are from one region of the Funiculus sociatus GB2-C1 genome:
- a CDS encoding glycosyltransferase — protein MNAVISKPVRIAILANPAGGGGMTKVVINLLKGLVIRGYVPDLVLDFALDKPYIKDVPKQVRIVDLKTKIAYKTQSAIKLVPPLVRYLREEKPDLLISHLVFTNVVVAIARNLAFVPVCLALVEHLPLANSSNSLLRIFRRSLYAQADAVITVSKGMAQELETYLSMKPGTVQAIYNPVVDPNLFLDAQAPLDHPWFQANQPPVLLAVGRLTTQKDFPTLLHAFARLRLQQKVRLLILGEGELRKKLQALVVELGLENDVSLPGFVKNPYAYMSRAAAFVLSSRWEGLPTVLIEAIACGCQVVSTDCPNGPSEILAQGKYGRLVPVGDVTALAQAMQLALENPIDAPQLRKRSQDFSIERSVSEYLQLIGQ, from the coding sequence ATGAATGCTGTTATTTCTAAACCTGTACGCATAGCTATTCTGGCGAATCCGGCTGGCGGTGGGGGGATGACAAAGGTAGTAATAAATTTGTTAAAAGGGCTGGTTATACGAGGATATGTGCCAGATTTAGTATTAGATTTTGCCCTGGATAAACCATACATAAAAGATGTTCCAAAGCAGGTAAGAATAGTTGATTTAAAAACTAAAATTGCTTACAAAACGCAAAGTGCGATAAAACTTGTACCTCCTTTAGTACGTTATTTAAGAGAAGAAAAGCCAGATTTATTAATTTCTCACTTAGTGTTTACTAATGTAGTTGTTGCGATCGCGCGGAATTTAGCCTTCGTTCCGGTATGCTTAGCATTAGTCGAACACCTGCCCCTAGCCAATAGTAGCAATTCGCTGCTAAGGATATTCAGGCGATCGCTTTACGCGCAAGCGGATGCAGTGATAACTGTATCAAAAGGGATGGCGCAAGAGCTTGAAACATATTTAAGCATGAAACCGGGGACAGTGCAGGCGATTTACAACCCAGTTGTAGATCCCAATCTATTTCTAGATGCACAAGCACCTTTAGATCATCCTTGGTTTCAAGCAAATCAACCGCCTGTGCTATTAGCTGTTGGACGACTAACAACACAAAAAGATTTTCCAACTTTGCTTCATGCTTTTGCTCGTTTGCGGTTACAACAAAAGGTGCGGTTGTTAATTTTAGGAGAAGGCGAGTTGCGAAAAAAGTTACAAGCTTTGGTTGTCGAGTTGGGTTTAGAAAACGATGTTTCTCTGCCGGGATTTGTGAAAAATCCTTATGCTTATATGAGTCGGGCGGCTGCTTTTGTGCTGTCGTCTCGTTGGGAAGGTTTGCCGACAGTTTTGATTGAAGCGATCGCTTGTGGTTGTCAGGTGGTTTCCACAGACTGTCCGAATGGCCCTAGTGAGATTTTGGCACAGGGAAAATATGGTCGTTTGGTGCCAGTGGGAGATGTTACTGCATTAGCTCAAGCGATGCAACTTGCTCTAGAAAATCCAATTGATGCGCCCCAGTTGAGAAAGCGATCGCAAGACTTTAGCATAGAACGATCTGTGTCAGAGTATTTGCAGCTGATTGGTCAGTAG
- a CDS encoding CBS domain-containing protein — MSKTVADVMSRDPILVRTDTPLKEAIQILAERRISGLPVVDENGKLVGVISETDLMWQETGATPPAYIMFLDSVIYLQNPGTYERELHKALGQTVGEVMTSDAITIAPDKFLREAAALMHERNVRRLPVIDQSEQVIGILTRGDIVRAMAAEM, encoded by the coding sequence ATGTCGAAAACTGTAGCCGACGTTATGAGCCGCGACCCTATTTTGGTGCGGACTGACACGCCTCTCAAAGAGGCTATCCAAATCCTGGCAGAACGACGCATCAGCGGTCTGCCAGTGGTGGATGAAAATGGAAAATTGGTGGGGGTAATCTCAGAAACTGACTTGATGTGGCAAGAAACCGGGGCGACTCCCCCCGCTTACATCATGTTTCTAGACAGTGTGATTTATCTGCAAAACCCAGGCACTTACGAACGAGAACTGCATAAGGCGCTGGGGCAAACAGTCGGGGAAGTAATGACCTCTGATGCAATTACAATTGCACCTGATAAATTTTTGCGGGAAGCCGCCGCGCTAATGCACGAGCGAAATGTGCGCCGTTTGCCAGTGATTGATCAATCAGAGCAAGTGATTGGCATCCTGACTCGTGGGGATATTGTGCGGGCAATGGCGGCAGAAATGTAG
- a CDS encoding polysaccharide pyruvyl transferase family protein — protein sequence MNVSPPENLKDILHKSLAKLERFEECALLDYPNYLNLGDHLIWMGTILYLNDILKTKIKYVANLTNFSGEAMEKEAGNAPIFLSGGGNFGDLWSNIQKFREKIITQYKDKPIIILPQSIYFANPDNLKRSAEVINQHPNLILFTRDNYSHKIAIENFCNAQVIKAPDMAFEMLGMPGLQLNYKPKDSILYLYRQDRELNEKFSPDAIAIPNLVVEDWVSFKWVYGHPDSKFNQSIATLVREFWQRGLKTPDDWISRQKWQQSHPYISKFNGMYNSAIHRKSWSFIHSGIYQFYQHRLIITNRLHGHILCIILGIPHIFLPNSYYKNEGFHESWTKLIPFCRFVKEPGQIKSTAKELMELFPRGML from the coding sequence ATGAATGTTTCCCCTCCTGAAAACCTTAAAGATATTCTGCATAAATCCTTGGCTAAACTAGAAAGATTTGAAGAGTGTGCCTTACTAGACTATCCTAACTACTTAAATCTAGGCGACCATCTCATATGGATGGGGACTATACTTTACTTAAATGATATTTTAAAGACAAAAATTAAATACGTCGCCAATCTTACAAATTTTTCTGGAGAAGCAATGGAAAAAGAGGCTGGAAATGCTCCTATTTTCCTCAGTGGTGGCGGTAATTTTGGTGATCTCTGGTCTAATATACAAAAGTTTCGAGAAAAAATAATTACTCAATACAAAGATAAACCAATTATAATTTTACCTCAAAGCATATACTTTGCTAATCCAGATAACTTAAAAAGGTCAGCGGAAGTCATTAACCAGCATCCAAATTTAATTTTATTTACTCGCGATAATTATAGCCATAAAATCGCTATTGAGAATTTCTGTAACGCTCAGGTAATTAAAGCGCCTGACATGGCATTTGAAATGCTGGGAATGCCTGGGTTACAATTAAATTATAAACCTAAAGACTCAATATTATATCTCTACAGACAAGACAGAGAGCTGAATGAGAAATTTTCTCCAGATGCGATCGCTATACCAAATTTAGTTGTAGAAGACTGGGTTTCATTCAAGTGGGTGTATGGACATCCAGACTCTAAATTTAATCAAAGTATAGCTACACTTGTTCGAGAATTCTGGCAAAGAGGTTTAAAAACTCCTGACGACTGGATATCCCGGCAAAAATGGCAACAATCCCATCCATATATCTCGAAATTCAACGGGATGTATAATTCTGCTATTCATCGCAAATCGTGGAGTTTTATCCATAGTGGAATTTATCAATTTTATCAACATCGTCTAATTATTACCAATCGCTTGCACGGTCATATTCTTTGTATTATATTGGGCATTCCTCATATATTTTTGCCTAATTCTTATTACAAGAATGAAGGATTTCATGAGAGTTGGACTAAACTTATTCCTTTTTGCAGATTTGTTAAAGAACCAGGACAAATAAAATCTACTGCAAAAGAACTTATGGAACTATTTCCGAGAGGGATGTTATAG
- a CDS encoding HEAT repeat domain-containing protein — protein sequence MYEDDDDLSLLDPETELESPLDKIEPLDTLEEAKPDPEAMLALLEAPGTQQRMLAARAFCELQDERAIPHLIRLLSDPCPLVRVSAAYGLGRNPSPSAVEPLISRLSLDWNGYVRKGVVWALGNCRDRRSLAPLTDALKTDISAVRLWAASGLAQMAGLGYEAIVASIPCLIEALRQDPIAAVRSNCAWSLGQLCREMPSNAVYGTTIDALIEAFAEDEEMGVREDAKAALLRVGDPRGLQLIETIELEGLL from the coding sequence ATGTATGAAGACGATGATGACCTAAGCTTACTCGATCCAGAAACCGAGCTAGAAAGCCCTCTGGACAAAATAGAGCCGCTCGATACCCTGGAAGAAGCTAAGCCAGATCCAGAGGCGATGCTGGCGCTGCTGGAGGCACCGGGAACGCAGCAACGGATGCTAGCGGCGCGAGCTTTTTGCGAACTTCAGGATGAACGAGCTATTCCCCATTTGATTCGCCTGTTGAGTGACCCCTGTCCGTTGGTGCGGGTGAGTGCGGCTTATGGCTTGGGGCGCAATCCCAGTCCCAGCGCCGTAGAGCCATTGATTTCTCGGCTATCCCTTGATTGGAACGGCTATGTCCGCAAAGGCGTAGTCTGGGCTTTGGGAAATTGCCGCGATCGCCGTTCCTTAGCACCCCTCACCGATGCCTTAAAAACCGATATTTCCGCCGTCCGTCTGTGGGCAGCTAGCGGGCTAGCTCAAATGGCTGGGTTGGGCTACGAGGCTATTGTGGCATCAATTCCATGCCTAATTGAAGCCTTAAGGCAAGACCCGATCGCCGCAGTTCGCAGCAACTGTGCCTGGTCTTTGGGACAACTGTGCCGGGAAATGCCTTCTAATGCTGTCTACGGTACTACCATTGATGCCTTGATTGAGGCATTCGCAGAAGATGAAGAAATGGGTGTCCGAGAAGATGCCAAAGCCGCACTTTTGAGAGTCGGCGATCCACGAGGTCTTCAGCTGATTGAAACGATAGAACTGGAAGGGTTGTTGTAG
- a CDS encoding GNAT family N-acetyltransferase: MLPPGYGLREGSGLDRAKLLKFMQLTYHELFPQQDFSHLAETVESYFSSKTPLWWVEPKEDRPSPVACLWLGNAIDQVTGDRHAHIFLLYVLPEHRRRGIGKALVDSAENWARARGDRQMGLQVFQTNQPALNLYRQLGYQTQSLWMLKPL, translated from the coding sequence ATGCTGCCTCCAGGTTACGGGTTGCGTGAAGGGTCAGGGCTAGATCGAGCAAAGCTGCTGAAGTTTATGCAGCTGACTTACCACGAACTTTTCCCACAGCAAGATTTTTCTCATCTAGCTGAGACTGTTGAAAGTTACTTTTCTAGCAAAACGCCTCTGTGGTGGGTTGAACCTAAAGAGGATCGTCCTTCCCCTGTAGCTTGTCTGTGGCTAGGAAATGCCATAGATCAGGTTACAGGCGATCGCCATGCTCACATTTTTTTGCTCTATGTCTTGCCAGAACACCGCCGTCGTGGTATAGGGAAAGCTTTGGTAGATAGTGCCGAAAACTGGGCAAGAGCAAGAGGCGATCGCCAGATGGGTTTACAAGTCTTTCAAACCAACCAACCCGCTTTAAATCTTTACCGCCAGCTTGGGTACCAAACCCAGTCTTTGTGGATGCTCAAACCACTTTAA
- the hpsE gene encoding hormogonium polysaccharide biosynthesis glycosyltransferase HpsE — translation MVDFTVAICTHNGENRLPEVLERLRSQIHTEQISWEILVIDNNSTDRTAKVVQDYQANWSSAYPLTYGFEPQKGLAFARQRAVTEAKGRFIGFLDDDNLPNPEWVAVAYSFGQEHPKAGAYNGCIKGDFEVNPPEDFEKVACFLAIVDRGSKAFIYERYNKMLPPGSGLVVRQQAWLENVPSQLILKGRVGESMLASEDLEALSYIQNGGWEIWYNPQMQIAHKIPHWRMERNYLISVVRGIGLARHHIRMIRLKVWQRPFAFPIYIINDLRKFIYLFVKYQVVQKADIAAACDIEFSLSSLISPFYLWSQSLKTRK, via the coding sequence ATGGTTGACTTTACGGTAGCAATCTGTACTCACAACGGAGAAAATCGATTACCAGAAGTTTTGGAAAGACTGCGATCGCAAATTCATACAGAGCAGATTTCCTGGGAAATTCTTGTAATCGACAACAACAGTACTGATCGTACAGCAAAAGTTGTTCAAGACTACCAAGCTAACTGGTCTTCAGCTTATCCATTAACCTACGGTTTTGAACCTCAAAAAGGACTGGCATTTGCCAGACAACGAGCCGTTACCGAAGCTAAAGGCAGATTCATCGGGTTTCTCGATGACGATAACTTACCGAACCCTGAATGGGTTGCAGTAGCTTATAGTTTTGGTCAGGAGCATCCAAAAGCTGGAGCCTACAACGGTTGCATCAAGGGTGACTTTGAGGTTAATCCTCCTGAAGATTTTGAAAAAGTAGCCTGTTTCCTAGCAATTGTAGATCGCGGCTCAAAAGCATTTATATATGAACGTTATAACAAAATGTTGCCTCCTGGTTCAGGATTAGTCGTCCGCCAGCAAGCATGGCTTGAAAATGTACCTAGCCAACTTATTCTCAAGGGGAGAGTGGGGGAATCCATGTTAGCTAGTGAAGACTTAGAAGCACTCTCATATATTCAGAATGGTGGTTGGGAGATTTGGTACAACCCACAGATGCAGATTGCTCATAAAATTCCCCATTGGCGAATGGAGCGAAACTACTTAATCTCTGTTGTACGCGGGATTGGCTTAGCTCGACACCATATCCGCATGATTCGGCTAAAAGTTTGGCAGAGACCTTTTGCTTTTCCCATCTATATCATCAACGATTTGCGGAAATTCATCTACCTGTTCGTCAAGTATCAAGTAGTTCAAAAAGCAGATATTGCTGCTGCTTGTGACATAGAGTTTTCACTGAGTAGTTTAATCAGTCCTTTTTACCTGTGGAGTCAATCTTTGAAGACAAGAAAGTAG
- the nblB gene encoding phycobilisome degradation protein NblB, whose protein sequence is MSITPESVKELLGSDNFGDRIRAINQLRQLEVAIAFELIQPVVTDSNTRVRYAAVSQMDTLGHQDLEKSLTILRDRLFNDPEADVQAAAADALGALKLKDAFLDLQQVYQQSPEWLVKFSIIAALGEMGDERAFDLLQEALTSDNDLVQTAAISSLGELGDPRAVSLIVPYATHPDWQIRYRVVQALHRLGGTEARSTLEALANDQVEQVAEEAKTSLKSVS, encoded by the coding sequence ATGAGCATTACCCCTGAGTCTGTTAAAGAATTGCTGGGTTCAGATAATTTTGGCGATCGCATCCGTGCGATTAACCAGTTGCGCCAGTTGGAAGTGGCGATCGCATTTGAACTAATTCAACCTGTTGTTACTGACAGCAATACCAGAGTTCGATATGCAGCTGTCAGCCAGATGGATACGCTGGGACACCAAGATTTAGAAAAAAGTTTAACAATATTACGCGATCGCCTCTTCAACGACCCTGAAGCCGACGTACAAGCTGCTGCTGCTGATGCGCTGGGGGCGCTGAAGCTAAAAGATGCCTTCTTAGACTTGCAGCAAGTTTACCAGCAAAGCCCAGAATGGCTCGTCAAATTCAGCATTATTGCCGCCTTGGGGGAAATGGGCGACGAGCGAGCTTTTGACCTATTACAAGAAGCCCTCACCTCCGATAACGACCTGGTACAAACAGCTGCTATCTCCTCACTAGGAGAACTGGGAGATCCGCGAGCAGTTTCCCTCATCGTTCCCTATGCTACCCATCCAGACTGGCAAATCCGCTACCGAGTAGTACAGGCGCTCCACAGGCTAGGCGGCACAGAGGCACGCTCCACACTAGAAGCTTTGGCAAATGATCAAGTCGAGCAAGTAGCCGAAGAAGCCAAAACTTCTTTAAAATCCGTCTCCTAG
- a CDS encoding IS1/IS1595 family N-terminal zinc-binding domain-containing protein, with translation MTEHLEPYRRMVRSMRFVPALGRQYESHQSQMPSPPPLNFSSSVPSTVPPVREAAPDPSEHIAALVREAVSKPTVLPVTYAIAENIGDRISRMTTPKKKQSPEIIAFKIPQPDPNWKPATTVSDWQKSEDLSHQAFSAPVEVEETANVEVSPVEAEIPAPVGVEETPKVEVSPVEAETPDALGVEENAIALSPVEAETSDAVGVEETPKVEVSPVEAETPAADPVSDQSTEETTAADAVVEEMPETPSDEPEATQQPTLLDKAASAIEAVLSVFQKPETDQNEPDATVESSPTKVEAEIPASVSPASEEPTQEATAADAVVQEMPETPSNEPEATQQPTLLDKAASAIEAVTSIFQNPAADQNESAVAPSPAADQKAAESEMSQITCPKCGATEVRKNGHYKEKQRYVCKECGKQFMPSDSVEPQQPQASSVKSDQPSSGISQAKKGKKQAKGFGRPKS, from the coding sequence GTGACAGAACACCTAGAGCCATATCGACGCATGGTTCGTTCCATGCGGTTTGTACCCGCACTTGGGCGACAATACGAATCGCACCAGTCACAGATGCCATCGCCGCCGCCGCTTAACTTTTCGTCGTCGGTGCCATCTACGGTGCCACCTGTAAGGGAAGCAGCCCCCGATCCATCTGAACACATTGCTGCCTTGGTGCGGGAGGCTGTCTCGAAACCAACGGTGCTTCCAGTCACCTATGCGATCGCAGAAAATATAGGCGATCGCATTAGCCGCATGACTACTCCTAAAAAGAAGCAATCGCCGGAAATTATAGCATTCAAAATTCCCCAACCTGACCCCAACTGGAAGCCTGCTACTACAGTGTCTGATTGGCAAAAGTCAGAAGACCTCAGCCATCAGGCTTTCTCTGCACCTGTTGAAGTTGAGGAAACAGCAAACGTTGAAGTTTCCCCGGTTGAAGCCGAAATACCTGCGCCTGTCGGTGTTGAGGAAACACCAAAAGTTGAAGTTTCCCCGGTTGAAGCCGAAACACCGGATGCTTTGGGTGTTGAGGAAAATGCGATCGCACTTTCCCCGGTTGAAGCCGAAACATCAGATGCTGTCGGTGTTGAGGAAACACCAAAAGTTGAAGTTTCCCCGGTCGAAGCCGAAACACCTGCGGCTGATCCAGTATCAGACCAATCAACAGAGGAGACTACTGCGGCGGATGCTGTTGTTGAGGAGATGCCTGAAACGCCCTCAGATGAACCCGAAGCAACCCAACAGCCTACTCTTTTAGACAAAGCGGCATCGGCAATTGAGGCAGTTTTATCTGTTTTCCAGAAGCCAGAAACCGACCAGAACGAGCCTGATGCTACTGTAGAATCCTCTCCGACCAAGGTGGAAGCCGAAATACCTGCCTCTGTATCTCCAGCGTCCGAGGAACCGACTCAGGAGGCTACTGCTGCGGATGCTGTTGTTCAGGAGATGCCTGAAACGCCCTCAAATGAACCCGAAGCAACCCAACAGCCTACTCTTTTAGACAAGGCGGCATCAGCAATTGAGGCAGTTACCTCTATTTTCCAGAACCCAGCCGCCGACCAGAACGAGTCTGCTGTTGCACCCTCACCCGCAGCCGACCAGAAAGCCGCGGAAAGTGAGATGTCTCAGATTACCTGTCCTAAATGCGGAGCTACTGAGGTCAGGAAAAATGGGCATTACAAGGAAAAGCAAAGGTACGTTTGCAAAGAGTGTGGTAAGCAGTTTATGCCTTCTGATTCTGTTGAGCCACAGCAGCCGCAGGCATCTTCTGTGAAATCTGATCAGCCATCTTCAGGAATTTCTCAGGCTAAAAAAGGGAAGAAACAGGCAAAAGGCTTTGGCCGCCCGAAAAGTTAA
- a CDS encoding PEP-CTERM sorting domain-containing protein (PEP-CTERM proteins occur, often in large numbers, in the proteomes of bacteria that also encode an exosortase, a predicted intramembrane cysteine proteinase. The presence of a PEP-CTERM domain at a protein's C-terminus predicts cleavage within the sorting domain, followed by covalent anchoring to some some component of the (usually Gram-negative) cell surface. Many PEP-CTERM proteins exhibit an unusual sequence composition that includes large numbers of potential glycosylation sites. Expression of one such protein has been shown restore the ability of a bacterium to form floc, a type of biofilm.) produces the protein MKTTSILKQNLMKLKQASTIVGLLASSALALSVAPAQAFNFNSDADLGTCAAVPLENLGNNTASASSLSSCTTADGITLTAGATNPVSGGAKLTKKEVNGVKGVGVYNDSSKANLGSQQETDFGETLTLSVEKPTIFESLDLSFLYKKGEFGDFLNEVAQVTAGGFTGTLKVLSATQAQWNWNGIEQLVTALSPSNKSGGGLYSILNPFGNTAVSSIVLTSPQEAGTSYRYSDFALAGAKTASASVPEPTTLAGLGLVGGLLVASRRRKRSQAS, from the coding sequence TTGAAAACCACCTCGATCCTCAAACAGAACCTCATGAAACTCAAGCAAGCTTCAACTATCGTTGGTTTACTCGCTAGCAGCGCCCTCGCGCTCTCCGTAGCTCCCGCCCAAGCATTTAACTTTAATTCCGACGCTGATTTGGGAACCTGCGCGGCTGTTCCCCTGGAGAATCTCGGTAACAATACGGCTTCTGCTTCTAGTCTTTCTTCATGCACCACTGCTGACGGGATTACACTTACAGCTGGTGCAACTAACCCGGTTTCCGGTGGTGCGAAACTGACCAAGAAAGAAGTTAATGGAGTCAAGGGTGTAGGTGTATACAACGATTCCAGCAAAGCAAATCTTGGAAGTCAGCAAGAAACTGACTTCGGCGAAACCCTCACCTTATCGGTTGAGAAACCTACAATATTTGAATCCCTCGATTTGTCTTTCCTGTACAAGAAAGGCGAGTTCGGCGACTTCCTCAATGAAGTTGCTCAAGTTACAGCAGGTGGGTTTACTGGAACCCTAAAGGTTCTTAGTGCTACTCAGGCTCAGTGGAACTGGAACGGTATAGAGCAGTTAGTCACCGCATTAAGCCCCTCTAATAAGTCTGGCGGCGGCTTGTACAGTATTCTGAATCCTTTCGGAAATACAGCAGTTTCCAGCATTGTATTGACATCTCCCCAGGAAGCTGGAACAAGTTACAGATACAGTGACTTTGCTCTAGCAGGAGCCAAAACAGCTTCAGCTTCCGTTCCTGAACCAACAACTCTTGCTGGTCTGGGACTTGTAGGTGGGTTGTTAGTTGCTTCTCGTCGTCGCAAACGTAGCCAAGCTAGCTAG
- a CDS encoding SGNH/GDSL hydrolase family protein, which produces MQKQILAAGFFLLSFMLPLKATAATLFSGLYVFGDSISDTGNVFNASTGLNASNPNIPIIPPSPFYSNGRFSNGPVWVDYLAQDLGLSLTLSTDPTLGTQPIQGINFAVGGATTGTDNTIFPLLPGLQQQIGFFSSLIPASQTADKNALYIVLAGPNDYLPTQSSFKPYTEPDKTIENITSAVRSLAALEAKNIMVVNLPDLGRLPLTSGTPDADRLNALTKKHNSSLFKTLDNLSDDLAPDVNLISLDFNSAFNDAIANPAKYNFTNVTDRCLFNPQCTNPNEYLFWDQIHPSTATHKILGELAYSRLTTPTEPGKSVPEPASALGILAFGALGAGSVLKGKHKKVRVGATEV; this is translated from the coding sequence ATGCAAAAACAAATTCTCGCCGCAGGATTTTTCCTCTTATCTTTCATGTTGCCGCTGAAGGCAACGGCAGCAACATTATTTAGCGGGCTTTACGTATTTGGCGACAGTATCTCGGACACGGGTAATGTTTTCAATGCCTCCACGGGTCTAAACGCAAGCAATCCCAATATCCCAATCATTCCTCCTAGCCCTTTCTACTCTAATGGACGTTTCTCCAATGGCCCGGTATGGGTAGATTATCTTGCCCAAGATTTAGGTTTAAGCTTGACTCTGTCCACTGATCCCACTTTGGGTACTCAGCCAATTCAAGGCATAAACTTTGCTGTCGGCGGTGCTACCACAGGAACTGATAACACTATTTTTCCTCTTTTACCAGGATTGCAGCAACAGATTGGATTTTTTTCCAGTCTGATACCAGCTTCTCAGACTGCTGACAAAAATGCTCTCTATATAGTGTTGGCTGGGCCTAATGATTACTTGCCTACACAAAGCAGTTTTAAGCCTTATACAGAACCTGACAAAACCATCGAAAACATAACCTCTGCGGTTAGATCCCTGGCTGCACTGGAAGCTAAAAATATTATGGTAGTTAACTTGCCAGATTTGGGCAGATTGCCACTAACCTCCGGAACTCCGGATGCTGATAGGCTCAACGCTTTAACCAAAAAACATAACTCCAGTTTGTTCAAAACTCTGGATAATTTGAGCGACGATTTAGCGCCCGATGTTAACCTAATTTCCCTGGATTTTAATTCGGCATTTAATGACGCGATCGCTAATCCAGCAAAATATAATTTCACGAATGTCACTGACCGTTGTTTATTCAACCCTCAATGTACGAATCCTAACGAGTATTTGTTTTGGGATCAGATCCATCCGTCAACTGCAACTCATAAGATACTGGGTGAATTAGCCTATTCAAGGCTGACAACACCAACCGAACCTGGAAAGAGCGTTCCAGAACCGGCTTCGGCGCTGGGTATATTAGCTTTTGGTGCTTTAGGTGCTGGTTCGGTGTTGAAAGGCAAACACAAAAAAGTCAGAGTAGGGGCGACTGAAGTATAA
- a CDS encoding M42 family metallopeptidase has translation MTLLDYDNLFQTIEELVLHHSPSGVEGEIDQLLIRRFQAAGVEVWQDSAGNVIAKIAGQNPQKAIAITAHKDEIGGIVKQVGKEGRVEVRRLGGSFPWVYGEGAVDLLGDEQTITGILSFGSRHISHESPQKSQQEDTPVRWEDAWVETKCSLPELEAAGIRPGTRMVVGKHRKRPVRMKDWIASYTLDNKASVAILLALAETVKKPAVDVYLVASAKEEVGAIGAMYFTQKQHVDALIALEICPLSPEYPVADGVAPVLLSQDGYGIYDETLNWQIRQVAQKLFIPVQLATLSGFGSDASIAMKFGHVARAACLSFATQNTHGYEIAHLGAIANCTHILCAYCETEFANSY, from the coding sequence ATGACTTTGTTGGATTACGATAATCTTTTCCAAACGATTGAAGAATTAGTGCTGCACCATTCTCCCAGCGGCGTTGAGGGAGAAATTGACCAGCTGTTAATCAGGCGATTTCAGGCGGCTGGCGTAGAAGTTTGGCAGGATAGTGCAGGTAATGTAATTGCCAAGATTGCGGGACAAAATCCACAAAAAGCGATCGCTATCACCGCCCACAAAGACGAAATTGGTGGCATCGTCAAACAAGTTGGCAAGGAGGGACGGGTAGAAGTTCGCCGTCTTGGAGGCTCTTTCCCTTGGGTTTATGGCGAAGGCGCTGTAGACTTACTCGGAGACGAGCAAACGATTACCGGAATTCTCTCTTTTGGATCGCGTCACATTTCCCATGAATCCCCCCAAAAGTCCCAGCAAGAAGATACTCCGGTGCGTTGGGAAGATGCTTGGGTGGAAACTAAATGCAGTCTCCCAGAACTAGAAGCAGCAGGAATTCGACCGGGAACCCGAATGGTAGTCGGGAAGCATCGCAAGCGCCCGGTCAGAATGAAGGATTGGATTGCCAGTTATACGCTGGATAATAAGGCATCTGTGGCGATTTTGTTGGCGCTGGCGGAAACTGTAAAAAAGCCAGCAGTTGATGTTTATTTGGTGGCTTCTGCTAAAGAGGAAGTCGGCGCAATTGGCGCGATGTACTTTACCCAGAAGCAGCACGTAGATGCTTTGATTGCCTTGGAAATCTGCCCATTGTCGCCGGAATACCCAGTTGCAGACGGAGTAGCACCAGTGCTGCTTTCTCAGGATGGCTATGGCATCTATGATGAAACGCTGAATTGGCAGATACGGCAAGTAGCACAAAAGCTGTTTATTCCGGTGCAATTGGCGACGTTGAGTGGTTTTGGCAGCGATGCCTCAATTGCGATGAAGTTCGGTCATGTTGCGCGTGCAGCTTGTCTCTCCTTTGCGACGCAAAACACGCACGGTTACGAGATTGCTCATTTGGGAGCGATCGCTAACTGCACCCATATCCTTTGCGCCTACTGCGAAACAGAATTTGCTAATAGCTATTGA